The stretch of DNA ACAGTATTTCACCCATTAACatagattacattttttaaaaagttgataTTCTCACTGGGGGTGTTGAAGCCTAACCAAGCTGAGTACGGGCAGGAGGCGGTATACcccgaactggttgccagcttgTCGCAGGGCAGAGAGAGACAAACATTTGCACTCATATTCATAGCATTTTTGAAGGTCTTCCAACATCTTTTGGTCCAAATGCAATGTTTGTTAATtagctacatttacattacaccattagccagactgccggaatcatGCCAGCTGAACCGCTGGACCCGTGCTGGCCCAGCTCCAGCGACCCGGGACGGCGAGAAACTGacgacccggccaaaaggccaaactccgcgcgttcaccttactgttaactagggctgcagctatccattattttagtagtcaattaatcgatgaactagttagttcgaatactcaagtaatcgtataaggaacataaaaaaaaaaaaaaatacctgagctgagcctcaaacggtataaaaaattaataaatgagactctatgtacaacaaaagaccaATTGGCCAagatacatagcaaaagttagctactttaaatgctataaaatgctaacttttttttttttttttacaatgctcttaacaaatggttcagacacatgttcccacaaaaaaaaaaacagctgaatatacctataaactaaattatgaatgcattaagaaaaaaaacattagctcaaacaaaaacttagcttatgtcggtcttaacagggagcagctggattcagccacgtgaaatgaggcagactagagggcagtgtatccacccaaatcaataaaactaaatccaaacactttcaaaacaaaccattattaCGCCTCTTTAATTAagtgaatacttgaagcagcaaaatttaatttgaatttttttttctaatcaaatacttgagttaattgattaatcattgtagcactagtcttaaccccttgtactgactccagtttgaaagctggaaaaaggcttcgaaccacaagttgacaatttattcaggtcaacagcgatcaaacggcaaggcgaaacagactcggacgaggaggcagactcgttccaaAGTCACCAtaacacaagtcaacaaaaggttcccgaaaaaaatataacaatgctTCAtttaacattcagtcttttgaaggttcTCGCGGGgcaggccgtgggcaggaagaagggtgtgtttaggataatcttctttcgcagtttgggctgtttagttCGTTCGCACAGTTGCTGAGTCACCGTTACTGGGGCAACCGCAGTAGGGGATTTTGCCTGCCtcggcgtcaaaggggctcttggagtcttatcagtcgtgttatcagttggatatcgggcgttctctggtgttccttgtgttgagaCAAgacatcccgccatttgttctggactgtccgaaaGAACTGACGTGGAGACGTGGGCTGGtatatgtcttgcctatcacctggtagtaAACTGGTGGtaaacagtaaatacaagaaaagatactattccccgaTTGTACACGGTACAAACAATGAATATGTGCACTCTCTCTGCAGGCCCAAAAGTTAACCACACCTGTCACAACTGCTGCCAAATTGCAGTCTCAGAATCATCAACTCTACTTGATGAAGGATGGAGAAAGCAACGGGTACTGAATCTTtccgtttaagaaaaaaaagtgaaatatccTTATATGTTTGTAATCTAGTGCACTGTGCTTTACTGACGCACAAACACACttagtcactttttttcctACTGACAGAGGGTGTGGCACAATTGTGGGATTTCTCAAAGTGGGATTCAAGAAGTTGTTTCTGCTGGTGAgtcatcattttttaaaaaaaaacatccatgtGTTACAGGAAGATGTACTACTTTTACTGTCTAACTGTCCTCTAATCTGTACTAGGACCGGCAAGGTTTGCACATAGAGGATGAGCCtctctgtgttttggatttcTTCATCGTGGAGAATTTGCAAAGAAAGGGCTATGGACTGGAGCTGTTTAATTTCATGTTGCAGGTGAAGTAGTCATGTCCTTGTATTCATCACTCAGCTTTAGTCTGAGTTGGCACGGAACACTTTCCCAACCTGGAATATTAATATACAATACATCCTGttttatattttcaagttgCATATGGAGTTTGTCACTTTGAAACACAATTCAGTTAGACTCTTTgactgttttgttgttttcgGGTGGAACTTCAATAGTGACGTCCACACGGTTTTTATCATCTGCTTATTCGAAGTCAGGTATACAGAGTTTACCATTCACAGGCACAACGACCTCTGGGTACACCTGCCCTGGCAGccgtgactttacatagttTGGGAATTCATGACTTTAGTGTTCTGTGAGTGTGTTTAAAAAGTGAGCGCTTACTAAAAGGAATCTAAATTAGGTCAAAAACCCACCATAGtacataatatatacagtggagcTTTTCAAAAGTCAATAGGTGCTGTAGTTCCCAGTAATGTATTTTCTGTGGAAACTGGGTGAAAATGGCTCTTAGTGAGTGTTAAACGTTGACGACACATAGTCTTGAGTCGACCCATGTACTATACCTTCTTCTGGGTGCACTGCTGCCCTCTTCCAAGAACTTGCGATagagtggaccagaatttcctcggagCCATTATTTTCCATGAcctcgccaaactttctccTTGCGCATAGTgacataatacatgtaaatgacAAGTGACATTTCTGTCTTTCTTCAAAGGACAAGAATCTAGAACCGGTGCTGATGGCGTATGACAGGCCCTCTCCTAAATTGTTGTCTTTCCTGGCCAAGCATTACAGTCTGACGCAAAGTGTCCCTCAGGTACGGTGGGCATTTTGATGACATATACACTGTATGAATATGAAAATATAAGTTTTCATGTTTGCTAAAAAATTGTGGTTACCTTACAGAGGTAAATTAAATCAAGGTATCATTGGGTTGAAAATGATATTCTCCAGTATTAGCTGGAAaacgttttgttgtttttaatgctCTCGCTCAATTGCCACAGGATGGCGCTAAAGCCTCTATAATAGAAAATTCAAGCGACTTTTCTTTGGCGTcatgagagacagcgagaaccagaaGTCTTATTTGCCGTGTGGCGAAAtgcattttaccatgtggcattttttctttgccatgtggcatttttttctttgccatttggcatttttttctttgccatgtggcatgtttttgccatatggcaagatggattttgccatgtggcatttttttctgccttgtggcaaaatggattttgacatgtggcattttttggtatgcggTATTTTGGTTTGTGGGATTTCTTTGGAGGtatgttgcatttttgggggtatatggcagtCTTGCgagctatgcacgtccatgccattgacggctatgcacgtccaaattttccattcattttaaatggcagaaaaacgtgtgtgtctgtgatttttgaccatacactttacattacagcgcattgacattcaactggcacccaactcaggctttgccattgacggctacgcACGTTCAAatgttccattcattttaaatggcagtaaaacatgtgatttttggccatccacttaccattacagcgcattgacattcagctGACACGTCAGTTGAATTAACCAAGTCATAACCAAGTCAGGTTATGCCATTGACGttatgcaaaagaaaaaagccacatggcaaactcaattttgccacatgacaaatacCACTGTTGGTTCTCGGTCCTGCTGATCTTTTGGCCTCTCGGTGCTGAATTAACAGTTTAAATGTCACGTTTTGATTGGGATGCGAGTTGGGCCTGTTTAACAGTTAGCCTAGGATGCTAAAGATGTTTGCCGCATGTACATTCAGTTAAGAATGACCTCATTGAAATCCACGGAACTGCAAAACATTGATCAGTATCATCATCTTTTAGGTATGccgatttgttaaaaaaatgctttttattcatatttctgGAATGTTTCAGAATGAAGTGAATTGGACATAATTACCGGTACCTGTAAGTTAAAGCAACAGCAAATAAGAAGCCCTGTCATTCATGCAAATGCTGAGATTTTGCAGCAATGTTTGTAAATAGTATTGCACAAAACGTACATGTACATCATACCTTATATTCAGGTTCACAGCATTAAAAGAGACGccattcttttgaaagttttgtATATTGTGCTAGTAGAATTGCAGGAGAGTTTGTGATGTGTTCTGGTCTTTAtgtaattttgtgttttttttccctcctaggTCAATCACTTTGTAGTGTTTGATGGCTTCTTCCTCAACAAACCAGGTACTTTTCTAAGTGAATGATGCATGTGTAAATCTATCAATATTTAATGCGACAACAATAAAAATGTCACAGGGTTGGTTCCTTCATTAGGATTTATTAAGTATGCTTTCAAAAATGcttctgtaaattttttttaaaaaatcattcttTAGTGGCAGGTTTCACAGTTTTTATGATAAAAAGATCCAGTACCTTACTTAAAATGCTGGACTCAGGGGGCATTCAGCAAACATAAACCATGTCATTTCCATGTTAAGGGACTGCTACAGTGGGTGAGCTCCAGAATTCCATCCTCCCCCTCAAAACAATTCAGATTAGAGAGTGTTCTTCTATTTGAGATTGGTGTGCATCACTTACTTCGTACATATTGACAATACACATATGCTTAAAAACAAGCATAAGGCGCTTAATTTAAGGGTACAAGCTAAATCAACATCTCATTCTGTGCCTTTTTGTTCACAtattcatatacagtacataaggatttTGCATGCCACCATTTAAAGATAACTCTTGCTTTTGTCATCTTAGCATATCTTTTAGTATGCAGACACCTTCATTTGACACAAGATGAGAAAAGCATGTCAAGGGTTATTATCTCTATCAACCCATGAGCTGATCAACTTTTATTCCACttgcccatttttatttttttcatgaaactCTCCCAGGCTCGGCTCGGTGTCCTCTGACGGATCAGGGGATGTACGGCTTTTTGTAAGGACTTTTCTTTTCTCTTAGTATCTTCACCCATATCATTCCGTCCTTTTTGACTGCGCCTCTTTTCCTTTCTCTCCTCTCTTTGCCATATCTGACATTATTTTTAAGTATTTGTCTTACTGTTCAAATATTTAGTTGAATCCTCCAAGTAGAATTTGGCCCAAAGCCAGCTGATGATTAGACAATGGAATGTTGGGATCTTTGCTGGGTTAGAGTTTGCGTTTAGAAAAGCTCGATGTGACACGCCGACAATATATACCGTATACAGATGATCGTAACAATAGCCACTAAGGATGTCCCGTGCCCGACCATGTCATTTTTAGAAGattggaattgggtgaaaaagatggatttttttcaggATATGTCTTTTAAttgaaagcaacacttggtaatttttcagttttggtccatTTTAGCGATCCcaatggacaaaagcggtagtattTTGCCTTAACAAAGACttttccatgaggaccagcgcacagtgtcgtaaaattatCACTCAATCAAAACTCAATCTTTCGGTCGTCTGCaggtggattaaacaacatttcggtttgcaGCAGCTATTTAACGGATAAGTTAATGAATTCAGTTGTGGATAAACAATAGTATATGACTGTTAGCAACCGTTTGGCTAATTGGATGGGGGTGTcaagccagcgagtgaaagtcgggccattgtttacgctgtatgcactgctggccaaaagtattggcacccctgcaattctgtcagataatgctcaatttctcccagaaaatgattgcaattacaaatgctttggttgtaatatcttaatatattttgcttgcaatgaaaaaacacaaaagagaatgaaaaaaaaaaacaaataaatcatgatcattttgcacaaaactccaaaaacggaccctaaaaaagtattggcaccctcaatctaatacttggtagcacaacctttgacaaaataactgcgaacaaccgcttctggtatccatcaatgagtttctttcatttgagtgttgtagGAGACATTTTTTATGTATGCATATGGGATTAGCAAGttatttgtaacgttgcaaaagCTACTTCTGGAACCTGCAAATACCCTGCCCGTTTTTCATTGTTTACCCTTCgtcgaaaaagaaaaatgttagcttATGttgcaactagggctgtcaaactattaaaatttttaatcgagttaatcacagcttaaaaatgaattcatcgcaatgcaattcaaaccatctctaaaatatgccatatttttctgtaaattattgttggaatggaaagataagacacaagatggatatatacattcaacatacggtacataaggacagtatttgtttattataacaataaatcaacaagatggcattaacattctgttaaagcgatccatggatagaaagacttgtagttcttaaaagataaatgttagtacaagttatggaaattCTATATTATGtgaatgtttttgtttcaataagatttgtaaaattttcaatcaaaaaataaactagtagctcgccattgttgatgtcaataattacacaattctcatggtgctgaacccataaaatcagtcgcacccaagcgccagcagagggcgacaaaattccaaaaaacacaagtaacaggtGCACATGACcctgagctgtcattttaatctgtttgagcgaggcatgtgcgttaattgcgtcaaacattttaacgtgattcagtaaaaaaaatgaattaccgcccgttaacgcgatagttttgacagccctagttgtaacaCTCAAGAATCTCAATGTCTTCTCCTCCACAGTGGCCCAATTGAGAACGATTCCCCTAAAAAAGCAAGGCGGCGAGATCAAACCCTATTCCATAATGGAGAGAGAAGGTACAAAGCAACAATTTTCATATTATAATTTGTGACTAAATGATGTATTACTTGACCTGGCTACTCAATCAGTTGCTTCAATTGGCTTGACAATGATTAAAAGGCTTTTTGCACACTATTACCTGAAGTGGGTAGGAATGAGTtacgtttacttgagtaacttgccaatgattttttttttgtttcacagCTGTCCGTCAGGAGCAGAGGAACCTTCCGTGGCCGTTTGCCCCTCTCCACAATCCCCAGCGGTTGGTATCCTCCCACAGCGCGGGATCCTCCCCTACCAGGACGCCCCCTCAGTCAGCCCCAACGTCTGGCCCTGGGGTACACAGGAACCAGAGTCCGAACTTTCCTCTCATCGAACGATCCAGGGAAAGACGCACCAGGTAAACGCGCAAGACTGGTGCTTTTGTATCCTCATTAGCGCATCACTCGACGCCTTGCGCGGCAGACTTGGCATCTGTAACAAGAAAGCTCTGCTCGCTTTATACGACGTCACCATGTCGAAATCTGGTTCAGTAGCATGCGTGACATTGCCGTGTTGCTCTTGTAATTGGCGTTGTTTATAGATTTAGAAAATGATATGTATTCATGTGGGGCAATTAAAGGATCAGTTATTTACAGAGGGGTTTCAATTATAGTCAGGAACAAAATATACAAGATGTTTTTACGTAGTTGCTTTGACTTTTACAGCATAGTATTCGTTTAAGCAGAGTGGTTCTCCAAGGGTTTCAGTCATTCATATTAGAGTTGTCCTATCCGATATTATCGTCTAGCCtctagccatttttttttttgtccgccaatatgcatgttgccttctgcctttgtgcaagggctggtcacagtttagcgcagcagttatgcttattgacaatAAGATGTCTCGAaattaagatgcttgggatttgttatgttagcattataattattaaagcatccaatgGGGCATCAGCAtataattagccataatatgttaagtccacaaccATGTATACAATGGTGTGGAAACACTATCTGAACGtttcggaatttctcacatttctgcatctttgtcaaaatcacacagatgtaaaaaactgtctaactaaaaacacccaaacatttataggttttcatattttgatgaggatagtatgcaaacaatgacagaaggcggGGGGGACAagtcagtgaaccatcacatttatattttttgccccccacctttggcagcaataacttcaaccagatgcttccagtagctgcagattagtctggcacatcgatcaggactaatcttctctacaaaactgctgtagggttagggttattgctgattcctaggatgtctggcatgaattgctttctttaggtcatgccacagcatctcaatggggttgaagtctggactttgacttggccagtccagagcgtgtattttgttcttcattctgaagttgatttactgctgtgttttggatcgttggcttgttgcagcatccatcctctttttagcttcaactgtctgacagaccaaATGCCTCtggttttcctgaaaaacatccttttgaattcattctcccattaatgattgcaagttgtccaggtcctgaggtagcgaaacagccccaaatcatgatgctccctccaccacggtggggatgatgtgttgatatcggtgagctgttccatttgtcctccacacacaatgtcatgtgtgactcccaaacaattcatctttggtttaatcagtctacaaaatattttgccaaaacttttgtggcatgtccaagtgcctttttgcgaacattaaacgagcaacaatggttttttttttagacagcagtggcttcctccgtggagtcctcccatgaacaccattcttggcaatAGTTTTACTTCTAGTTGATGTGTGCTcgagatactggactgtgccagtgatttctgtaagtctgtaGCAGACACACtacggttcttttttacctttctgagtattctgcgctaaactcgtggcatcatctttggtggacggctgctccttgggagagaagcaacagtacaTATCTCTCTCCAGTTgtcgacaacttctctgactgtcaatggatgaacatccagacttttagagatggttttgtatcctttcccagctttatacaaatcagcaatccttgatcgcaggtcgtcagacagctcttttgaccaagccgtgatgcacatcagacattgcttttcatcaagacatttcttaccaggtgtgtgttttataatgggcagggcagctttaaaccactcatcagtgattgggcttaaattgtgtggtaaaaaatggtttcaattgctctttgtctcctcaggcagagggttcacttacttatttttcccccttctgtcattgtttgcatgctatccgcattaaaatatggaagtggttttagttaaatcagacacttgttgttgtttttttcatctgtatgattttgacaaatatcagatcatatttgatggtgagttgatgcagaaatgtgagaaattccaaaaggttcagatactttttacaGATACGcattggatttttggagtttgacAACATCGGGATATTggttattggttaaaaagtcattatcggacaactctaattcATATAATTGAATCTTGCAATGAACGTGGCACACCTACAGTGCGCTATCACACAACTATGATTATCCCGTTCTAAATTGAATAGGTCCATTTCATTAATGCTATATAATGaacattaagaaaaaagaaAGGCCACTCAGTTACTGCTTCTTAACACTGCCTCTTTGTCTCTTCtccttcactttttttttttgttcacccATTTCTCCACCCCATATAAAATGACACGGCACGGCTCATTACTCACGACAGTTCCCTCAATAGATCTCAACTGAGCTTCCATTGACCTCCCTCAGACTAGCGCCATTTTCTTTCTCAAAGACTGTAGCGTACTGCTATAATACAAATGATCATGTCACTGTGATGGCGAGTTCTCTTAAACGGAAGAAAGACGGTAGCTCAGATTTTGCCTTTGAATGCATTAAATTTCCAAATCCACAAATCGTACCGTGTTCCGACCTTTCAATAGTGCACACGACACTTGCAAGCAAAAGCTCTAAATTCCACTTTTTAGTGAGCAGTCTCAtttccataccatttatttaagtTTGTCCAGCCTTAGTTCTGCTTTATATTTTCTGGTATGTTTTGCTcatctgacattttttttgttgttgttctcttTTGACTGGCACTTTCACCGACCCACTTCATACCTTCAACCCTTACCTCTTTGCCCtattctctattttttttttttcttccaccgcCATGGTCGCTGTTGCCTTTCTCTGGTAGTCAACAGGGTCAAGTTGCGAGAAGCGGCCTATATAGTCGCCACTTGGACAACAAATCTTTGGAATTGCTGGGAAGACCCCTAACAGGTCAGTCTACACACGTAGAACTATATGGCGCaagacactcaggtgacttgaagttccgctcgaatttcaaaattgtccaatatgcacgtgtgatgcgtcattggaaagcttaaaatctcaattttctgggggggtaaaattttgaacaggagggcatttttaactgGAGGtgtgagcacacgagagcataattaaagacgccgtgattttaacaagatattattgcgtacttacctcttttcgatccaaaaactccatgtagcatgtatcacccagTATTAAGACATATTTTGGTGGGATTTTAAGGgttaaacatggtaatataacaagggtcacgatgcaggaatcgcagacataaaggagtggtcgagattttcgttttcatatatttaccctttaaaatgtttttttttttttcaatttttctttgtttggatcgattatttatcatctaaaacaggggtccccaaacgttttcctgtgagggccacataacttttcccttctctgatgagggcccttggtcagtttgtaacagaaaaagtgtgacgactgCAGgattgcctaaatgtaaaaatgtattgtttttcagaaagccacaatcaaataaccctttctggattcttcatggaacaaaagtaaataaaataaaaataataaaagtcataataataataatataatatgatataataataacactattaattaaatagataataaccaaataaccctctctgggttcttcacagaaaaagccaagaaataaataacacaagtaaaaaaaagaataaaaaaaaaagttcagggggccggaccaaatgtggaggcgagccgtatccggcccgcaggccgtagtttggggacccctgatctaaaatattggggaaaatgcaacagtaccgaaaaaaatacaattaagcaatagttatgaggtagatagatCCTTTTTTTAAGGacgcaaatttttccattgtgacgtaatttgtttaaaatatacgcgtcaattttaaaaaaaaaaatttatttttttttttatactaaatatcagacatcaattcatgattctaagctaaaaatgacagacatttcgaataataaatacaattacttaccttctttttatggctaggttgaaacaaaagcggttgcgcgacgtctgtaaacgggggtttccagggtaggggtgcaagagcagaaaatgctttttcagccttgtctgtgttttccgccacataaaCTTGGGTTTCAACTTTACGAACAACGCCCGTGCCGTGTCCCCCGTTTAGTCCTCAGCGGCATGGTTTCTGCTTAGCTAGTCCATCGTGCTGGTCTGTGTTTGTGCGCAAGCCGGGAGGATTTTTGCTTTTTTCACATTAAATAAGGAAGCTGCCCGCCCAGAGTTTCTATTGTTGTAcctcattcatactgtacattcagaATCtcaagcttttattttgacattgctGCTGTCAAACCAGAGATTTATGCGCTTGGATCACTTTTGTGTTGTACAATGTTATCGGAGCTACGCTaaatatttaacattttgttCTGTTTatggaaaaagacttttttttttttcatcaaatatGATATGGTGTTatggttatggtgttatacttatactggactgtctcagacagtccagtatagcgcttttccacctttcaataaacatggcattcctCCCATATTTCGAAATACAGTAGATACATAAGGACATTTCACTCTGTGAAATGTGTGGGAGCTTGACTAAAGAAAAGCATCTCTGCGAACCCTCGTATTAAAGTAAATTGTGCCTCCTCAGTTCTGAAATCAGCGGGAGGCCAACCAGACATTTCCAGAAGTACAGATACCAACTTGTTGGCGAGTGCTCCCTTACCAAAAAGCAGGTATTTTACACACTTGCTACTTACACGTTAACACTTCATACACAGATGCTAAGataaaacgtcaaaagtgctcataaaataaccaattcatagacttcataatgtattgacgggacggggggcctatctccctcaaagctgaccaagtggaaacacagacaaagacctttttccattgaaaattcttgtgaataaatgcttaaatccctgtatgCTTTATAGaagtggacgtaaaacagtctcaattcttggttaaaagagcaaagaactgggcagttagcatttttttaatgtaaatatgttgaatgtgctgctagtctaagtcactgtggcgccgccatgtcaccacaaagagctttttacgttgaaatttttgcaaataaatgcttaaatccctgtattctttatagatatggatgtaaaacagtctcgattcttggttaaagacaacaacaacaaaaaaaaaacggtgcggttagcatttattttacgtaaaaattg from Corythoichthys intestinalis isolate RoL2023-P3 chromosome 22, ASM3026506v1, whole genome shotgun sequence encodes:
- the atat1 gene encoding alpha-tubulin N-acetyltransferase 1 isoform X3; protein product: MEFSFNVNLLFPERFSILDKSLVSGRASPNRPDLQSHVATVIDELGRASAKAQKLTTPVTTAAKLQSQNHQLYLMKDGESNGGCGTIVGFLKVGFKKLFLLDRQGLHIEDEPLCVLDFFIVENLQRKGYGLELFNFMLQDKNLEPVLMAYDRPSPKLLSFLAKHYSLTQSVPQVNHFVVFDGFFLNKPVAQLRTIPLKKQGGEIKPYSIMEREAVRQEQRNLPWPFAPLHNPQRLVSSHSAGSSPTRTPPQSAPTSGPGVHRNQSPNFPLIERSRERRTSSLNRSQLSFH
- the atat1 gene encoding alpha-tubulin N-acetyltransferase 1 isoform X2; the encoded protein is MEFSFNVNLLFPERFSILDKSLVSGRASPNRPDLQSHVATVIDELGRASAKAQKLTTPVTTAAKLQSQNHQLYLMKDGESNGGCGTIVGFLKVGFKKLFLLDRQGLHIEDEPLCVLDFFIVENLQRKGYGLELFNFMLQDKNLEPVLMAYDRPSPKLLSFLAKHYSLTQSVPQVNHFVVFDGFFLNKPGSARCPLTDQGMYGFFGPIENDSPKKARRRDQTLFHNGERSCPSGAEEPSVAVCPSPQSPAVGILPQRGILPYQDAPSVSPNVWPWGTQEPESELSSHRTIQGKTHQFPQ
- the atat1 gene encoding alpha-tubulin N-acetyltransferase 1 isoform X1, with product MEFSFNVNLLFPERFSILDKSLVSGRASPNRPDLQSHVATVIDELGRASAKAQKLTTPVTTAAKLQSQNHQLYLMKDGESNGGCGTIVGFLKVGFKKLFLLDRQGLHIEDEPLCVLDFFIVENLQRKGYGLELFNFMLQDKNLEPVLMAYDRPSPKLLSFLAKHYSLTQSVPQVNHFVVFDGFFLNKPVAQLRTIPLKKQGGEIKPYSIMEREAVRQEQRNLPWPFAPLHNPQRLVSSHSAGSSPTRTPPQSAPTSGPGVHRNQSPNFPLIERSRERRTSQQGQVARSGLYSRHLDNKSLELLGRPLTVLKSAGGQPDISRSTDTNLLASAPLPKSRLLTHSPPSTSKGSVVCSLTSQNKKNLHRGRNVEVADAKTDRRAPGSATRAVLENKRHLLSKEQDKSTCGFSWTVDKSCFSPQQVKQMLFSRSTCPWS